One window from the genome of Desulfovibrio psychrotolerans encodes:
- a CDS encoding DUF4212 domain-containing protein translates to MKAYWRTNIGYMVVLMSIWALVSYVFGILLVNELNTIRMGGFPLGFWFAQQGSIYVFVLLIFVYFLLMRRLDRKYDIDE, encoded by the coding sequence ATGAAGGCGTATTGGAGAACGAACATCGGTTACATGGTTGTACTCATGTCCATATGGGCATTGGTCTCCTATGTGTTCGGCATTCTGCTTGTGAATGAGCTGAACACCATCCGCATGGGCGGGTTTCCGTTGGGATTCTGGTTTGCGCAGCAGGGGTCCATCTATGTCTTCGTCCTGCTCATCTTTGTCTACTTCCTGCTCATGCGCAGGTTGGACCGCAAGTACGACATTGACGAGTAG
- a CDS encoding sodium:solute symporter family protein has translation MGIQTWTYIMVGVTFALYMGIAWASRVRDTKGFYVAGGGVPPLANGMATAADWMSAASFLGMAGLISFYGYAGCMYLMGWTGGYVLLALLLAPYLRKFGKFTVPDFVGDRYYSGTARLVALVCAVFVSLTYVAGQMRGVGIVFSRFLEVDVNTGVFIGMAIVFFYAGIGGMKGITWTQVAQYVVLIVAFLIPAVAISMKITGVAVPQIGFGSTIAAGPDAGVYILEKLDLIATDLGFASYTTAFGPGSKSMIDVFAITMALMVGTAGLPHVIVRFYTVPTVRGARLSAVYAILFIAILYTTAPAIAAFARYILINSLNDVAYTQAPSWFKNWEKTGLIAWQDKNGDGIVQYRAGSPFNGKPAFTGELGPDGQRLVKNTPLDGPNELFVDHDIIVLANPEIANLPPWVIALVAAGGLAAALSTASGLLLVIASSISHDLYYRMINRQASEKQRLLLGRIMIGVAVCVAGYFGINPPGFVAQVVALAFGLAASSFFPTLVLGIFWKRATREGAIAGMTSGIGFTMLYIVQTKFMGMAPWFMGISPEGIGTVGMLVNFVVCIAVSHMTAPPPQSVQDMVESIRIPRGAAAAIDH, from the coding sequence ATGGGCATACAGACGTGGACATACATTATGGTGGGCGTGACCTTTGCCCTGTATATGGGCATTGCCTGGGCAAGCCGCGTGCGAGACACCAAGGGGTTTTACGTGGCAGGCGGCGGGGTGCCGCCGCTGGCAAACGGCATGGCAACCGCCGCGGACTGGATGAGCGCCGCCTCGTTTCTGGGCATGGCGGGGCTTATCTCGTTTTACGGGTACGCGGGCTGCATGTATCTGATGGGCTGGACAGGCGGGTATGTGTTGCTGGCGTTGCTCCTTGCGCCCTATCTGCGCAAGTTCGGCAAGTTTACGGTGCCGGATTTTGTGGGCGACCGCTACTACTCCGGCACGGCGCGGCTGGTGGCGCTGGTGTGCGCGGTGTTTGTCTCGCTTACCTATGTGGCGGGGCAGATGCGCGGGGTGGGCATTGTGTTCAGCCGCTTCCTTGAGGTGGACGTGAATACCGGCGTGTTCATAGGCATGGCCATTGTGTTCTTTTACGCCGGAATCGGAGGCATGAAGGGAATAACATGGACGCAGGTGGCGCAGTATGTTGTGCTTATCGTGGCGTTTCTTATCCCTGCCGTGGCCATTTCGATGAAGATAACAGGTGTTGCCGTGCCGCAGATAGGCTTTGGTTCCACCATTGCCGCCGGGCCGGATGCGGGCGTGTATATTCTTGAAAAACTTGACCTCATTGCCACTGATCTGGGGTTTGCCTCGTACACCACAGCTTTCGGGCCCGGAAGCAAGAGCATGATTGACGTGTTTGCCATTACCATGGCGCTGATGGTGGGCACCGCAGGGCTGCCCCACGTGATCGTGCGGTTTTACACGGTGCCGACGGTGCGCGGTGCCCGGCTTTCTGCCGTGTACGCCATTCTGTTCATCGCCATTCTGTATACCACGGCACCGGCCATAGCCGCCTTTGCCCGGTATATCCTGATCAATTCGCTTAACGACGTGGCGTATACGCAGGCTCCTTCATGGTTCAAGAACTGGGAGAAGACGGGGCTTATCGCATGGCAGGACAAGAACGGGGACGGCATTGTGCAGTACAGGGCCGGTTCGCCGTTTAATGGCAAGCCTGCCTTTACCGGCGAGCTTGGCCCGGACGGGCAGCGGCTGGTGAAGAACACGCCGCTGGACGGCCCCAACGAGCTGTTTGTGGACCATGACATCATTGTGCTGGCCAACCCGGAAATAGCCAATCTGCCGCCGTGGGTTATCGCCCTTGTGGCGGCGGGCGGTCTGGCTGCGGCGCTTTCCACTGCCTCCGGCCTGCTGCTGGTTATTGCCTCCAGCATTTCCCACGACCTGTATTACCGTATGATCAACAGGCAGGCCTCGGAAAAGCAGCGGCTGCTCCTCGGGCGCATTATGATAGGCGTGGCGGTGTGTGTGGCCGGATACTTCGGCATCAATCCGCCCGGATTTGTGGCGCAGGTGGTGGCACTTGCCTTCGGGCTTGCGGCGTCATCGTTCTTCCCCACGCTGGTGCTCGGCATCTTCTGGAAGCGCGCCACCCGTGAAGGAGCCATTGCCGGCATGACCAGCGGCATAGGATTTACCATGCTCTACATCGTACAGACCAAGTTCATGGGCATGGCCCCGTGGTTTATGGGCATCAGCCCGGAAGGCATAGGCACTGTGGGCATGCTGGTCAATTTTGTGGTATGTATAGCGGTGAGCCACATGACCGCGCCGCCTCCGCAGTCGGTGCAGGATATGGTGGAATCCATACGCATACCGCGTGGTGCGGCGGCGGCCATTGATCACTAG
- a CDS encoding methyl-accepting chemotaxis protein: MIAGITLKLKMTVFCLLIGMLPLVGMGYYAYGTAARSLEDKAYAQLVSIREVKRHAAQEMIGTWRSDIREFAASRLAADSLSAFIAFANGYGGMKGDTVDVESRWYAPLHADAVDIFGSYVTDKGYYDAFLTDLEGRILFSVARESDLGLNLIKSHLATSGIARAWQKARQSGSGGAGDVGFADFSPYAPSAGAPAAFIAAPVRYEGEMTGIAILQIPLDRLNALMQLRAGLGETGETYLVGPDLLMRSDSYLDPEHHGVVASFRNPETGKVDTTASREALAGNADTGIIVDYNGNPVLSSYAPIPVEDTRWALIAEVDQSEAFATITHLRNALLMAGGAVLAVVLAATLAVLRIQLLLPMDRIRAYAEKVAGGDLDAKAQGPFNVEIAALQHAIATMVQNLKLQMAEAHNKGEEAAQQAAHAREALAQAQEQQARIAGLMERMHSTAGQANAVSERVSSAADQLAAQVDQVNAGSVVQRDRMQETASAMEQINATVMEVARNSANAAESSGSARDKAEHGASVVNQVIAAISQVNHTAATLRTDMTDLGQQAESIGQVLNVISDIADQTNLLALNAAIEAARAGDAGRGFAVVADEVRKLAEKTMTATREVGERIHSIQAATSRNMANVEQAVSAVAAANERANDSGQALAAIVDLAETTAGQISGIATAAEEQSAAMEQINRAIDEVSTIINETTEGMAQAAQAVQELAGQAGELRSAIRALEASDS; encoded by the coding sequence ATGATCGCTGGAATAACACTCAAACTGAAGATGACAGTCTTTTGCCTGCTCATAGGCATGCTGCCGCTTGTGGGCATGGGCTACTACGCATACGGCACAGCAGCGCGAAGCCTTGAGGATAAGGCATACGCCCAACTGGTTTCCATCCGCGAGGTCAAACGCCACGCCGCGCAGGAAATGATAGGCACATGGCGGAGCGACATCCGGGAATTCGCCGCCTCGCGCCTTGCCGCAGACTCCCTCTCCGCCTTCATCGCCTTTGCCAACGGCTACGGCGGCATGAAGGGCGACACCGTTGATGTGGAATCGCGCTGGTATGCCCCCCTGCATGCGGACGCCGTGGATATCTTCGGTTCCTACGTTACCGACAAGGGCTACTACGATGCCTTCCTCACCGACCTTGAAGGACGCATCCTGTTCAGCGTTGCCAGAGAATCAGACCTTGGTCTGAACCTCATCAAAAGCCATCTGGCCACAAGCGGCATTGCCCGCGCGTGGCAAAAGGCTCGCCAGAGCGGTTCTGGCGGTGCGGGTGATGTGGGTTTTGCGGATTTCAGCCCCTACGCTCCCTCGGCAGGTGCACCCGCCGCATTCATCGCCGCCCCCGTCCGTTACGAAGGCGAAATGACGGGGATAGCCATCCTCCAGATACCGCTGGACAGGCTCAACGCGCTCATGCAACTGCGTGCGGGACTGGGCGAAACAGGCGAAACCTATCTGGTGGGGCCGGACCTGCTCATGCGCTCCGACTCCTATCTGGACCCGGAACATCACGGCGTGGTCGCCTCCTTCCGCAATCCGGAAACGGGCAAGGTAGACACCACAGCCTCGCGTGAGGCACTGGCAGGCAATGCCGATACGGGCATCATCGTGGACTACAACGGCAACCCGGTCCTGTCCTCCTACGCCCCCATCCCGGTAGAAGACACCCGCTGGGCACTCATCGCGGAAGTGGACCAGTCAGAAGCCTTCGCCACCATCACCCACCTGCGCAACGCCCTGCTCATGGCGGGCGGTGCCGTTCTGGCAGTGGTTCTTGCCGCCACGCTGGCCGTATTGCGCATCCAGCTGCTGCTCCCCATGGACCGCATCCGCGCCTACGCGGAAAAGGTGGCGGGCGGCGATCTGGATGCCAAAGCCCAAGGCCCCTTCAATGTAGAAATAGCCGCCCTGCAACACGCCATTGCCACCATGGTCCAGAATCTCAAACTCCAGATGGCAGAGGCGCACAACAAGGGAGAAGAGGCCGCACAACAGGCGGCTCACGCCCGCGAGGCACTGGCACAGGCGCAGGAGCAGCAGGCCAGAATCGCCGGGCTTATGGAACGTATGCACTCCACGGCGGGACAGGCCAATGCCGTCTCCGAACGGGTTTCCTCCGCTGCGGACCAACTGGCGGCACAGGTGGATCAGGTGAATGCCGGGTCTGTGGTGCAGCGCGACCGCATGCAGGAAACCGCCTCAGCCATGGAGCAGATAAACGCCACGGTCATGGAGGTTGCCAGAAACTCCGCCAACGCGGCAGAAAGCTCCGGCTCCGCGCGCGACAAGGCGGAACACGGCGCGTCCGTGGTCAATCAGGTCATCGCCGCCATCAGCCAGGTCAACCATACCGCCGCTACGCTCCGGACAGACATGACCGACCTCGGGCAGCAGGCAGAATCCATCGGGCAGGTGCTCAACGTCATTTCAGACATAGCGGACCAGACCAACCTGCTGGCCCTGAACGCCGCCATAGAGGCTGCCCGCGCGGGTGACGCAGGACGCGGTTTCGCCGTTGTGGCGGACGAGGTGCGCAAACTGGCGGAAAAGACCATGACCGCCACCAGAGAGGTGGGCGAACGCATCCACAGCATACAGGCCGCCACCTCCAGAAACATGGCCAACGTGGAACAGGCGGTCAGCGCCGTGGCAGCCGCCAACGAACGCGCAAACGACTCCGGTCAGGCCCTTGCCGCCATTGTCGATCTGGCGGAAACCACGGCAGGCCAGATTTCCGGCATCGCCACGGCAGCAGAAGAACAATCCGCCGCCATGGAGCAGATTAACCGCGCCATTGACGAAGTTTCCACCATCATCAACGAAACCACAGAAGGCATGGCTCAGGCTGCGCAGGCAGTGCAGGAACTCGCAGGGCAGGCGGGCGAACTTCGCTCCGCCATCCGTGCGCTGGAAGCGTCAGACAGCTGA
- a CDS encoding 3'-5' exonuclease — MMPHATHTTTGKPAATPAPVTPPAAQGMRERFRHWLHGLRGGGHPLLRENRERFASFDQDRPLEDYTFVVMDTELTGLNPRSDEIVSVGAVRVSGLRINPSDIFHAMVRPGGAMHKPATLVHRITPQAVADKPSIEEVLPDFLEFCGDALLVGHHVGLDMAFLNRTTQRHLGGTLHTPCIDTMRLAQAWEQECWENSFDPFQPSISYNLRDLADRYGLPRFREHDALEDAMQAAYLFVYLGRKMRGGSIRTLRDLFMAGRSWRWYM; from the coding sequence ATGATGCCACACGCGACACACACCACAACCGGGAAACCAGCAGCAACCCCGGCCCCCGTAACGCCCCCGGCCGCTCAGGGAATGCGCGAGCGGTTCCGGCACTGGCTGCACGGGCTGCGGGGCGGAGGACACCCCCTGCTGCGGGAGAATCGGGAGCGGTTTGCATCGTTTGATCAGGATCGTCCGCTGGAGGACTACACCTTTGTGGTCATGGATACGGAACTGACCGGACTGAATCCGCGTTCGGACGAGATCGTTTCTGTGGGGGCGGTGCGGGTAAGCGGTCTGCGCATTAACCCTTCGGACATCTTCCATGCCATGGTGCGACCTGGAGGGGCCATGCACAAGCCCGCCACGCTGGTGCACCGCATCACGCCACAGGCGGTGGCGGACAAGCCGTCCATTGAGGAGGTTCTGCCGGATTTTTTGGAATTTTGCGGGGATGCACTGCTTGTGGGGCACCATGTGGGGCTGGATATGGCGTTTTTGAACCGTACCACGCAGCGGCACCTGGGCGGGACGCTGCATACCCCGTGCATTGACACCATGCGGCTGGCGCAGGCGTGGGAGCAGGAATGCTGGGAAAATTCCTTTGATCCGTTCCAGCCGAGTATATCGTACAACCTGCGCGACCTTGCGGACCGTTACGGGCTGCCCCGGTTCCGTGAGCATGATGCGCTGGAGGACGCCATGCAGGCGGCGTATCTGTTCGTGTATCTGGGGCGCAAGATGCGCGGCGGTTCCATACGCACCCTGCGCGACCTGTTCATGGCAGGGCGCAGTTGGCGGTGGTATATGTAG
- a CDS encoding putative nucleotidyltransferase substrate binding domain-containing protein, whose protein sequence is MTDPSRQPQLALDFLRATLPFSELAPDVLEWLAKACSVDFMPAGTRLFERGRTRPDRLWLVQKGAVKLSCAESAPEAGGGGDALSGAPVSAASASGGVQGEETLTDVRGEGASVGAVALMDGGAATADVDTVEDTFFITVPRKVFLELVEREQVVAQYYLKGLPERFISKAFSEMRVRCEGLADEKGLYLFATRVGDLVSRPLVTMPRSASLRQAAALMVEQEVGSLLIREDCEGGGESATGMVPEDAAYDCAGYSGGSLLGGDDYREELRELGTLAVQDERVEPGETAPGQGGAEGLGEIIGIVTDSDLRKAVAMCMDYAAPVGTIMNSPVVAVDAERPCFDALLEMMRRQIHHLAITRDGEIAGVITAHDIMVMQGRTPMSLFREILHQRTLAGLHPLGARVVYVARGLVEEGARAGSITRMITVFNDLILEKVLSLLQRELGPPPVPFCWMCMGSEGRREQTFMTDQDNALVMRDTEDPVVRRAAEVYFRAFAERAVEHLDACGFRRCRGDIMASNPRWSMDVGGWKRQFATWIRKPEPQEVLNASIFFDFRAGYGRADFVDSLWEQVLADSRANEMFQRQLAADCLRMRPPLSFFRNFIVEKDGQHRNTLDLKKRGGLPFVDFARVMALRCGLRETNTLDRFLALEAGGHVPAQLGREARDAYEFVMHLRLVHQVEQIERGEPPDNHIDPARLTDLEKQTLKEAFAVAVKLQSFLKDVFHMHMA, encoded by the coding sequence ATGACCGACCCTTCCCGGCAGCCGCAGCTTGCTCTGGATTTTCTGCGTGCCACCCTGCCGTTCAGCGAGCTTGCGCCGGATGTGCTGGAGTGGCTGGCCAAGGCGTGTTCCGTGGACTTTATGCCCGCCGGAACACGCCTTTTTGAGCGCGGGCGGACAAGGCCGGACAGGCTGTGGCTGGTGCAGAAGGGGGCGGTAAAGCTCTCCTGCGCCGAAAGCGCGCCTGAAGCGGGAGGTGGGGGCGATGCCCTGAGCGGTGCGCCGGTGAGTGCCGCATCGGCAAGCGGAGGCGTGCAGGGGGAGGAAACCCTTACGGACGTTCGCGGCGAGGGTGCTTCCGTGGGGGCGGTGGCGCTGATGGATGGCGGTGCCGCCACGGCGGACGTGGATACGGTGGAAGATACGTTTTTCATCACTGTTCCGCGTAAGGTGTTTCTGGAACTGGTGGAACGTGAGCAGGTGGTGGCCCAATATTACCTGAAGGGGCTGCCGGAGCGGTTCATATCCAAAGCTTTTTCCGAAATGCGGGTGCGCTGCGAGGGGCTGGCGGACGAGAAGGGGTTGTATCTCTTTGCCACCCGTGTGGGCGACCTTGTCTCACGCCCGCTGGTGACCATGCCGCGGAGTGCCTCGCTCAGGCAGGCGGCTGCGCTCATGGTGGAACAGGAGGTCGGGTCGCTGCTTATTCGCGAAGACTGTGAAGGAGGCGGGGAGTCGGCAACCGGTATGGTTCCGGAGGATGCGGCGTATGACTGTGCTGGGTATTCCGGCGGGTCGCTGCTGGGGGGGGATGATTACCGGGAAGAATTGCGGGAACTTGGCACATTGGCAGTGCAGGACGAGAGGGTGGAGCCGGGGGAGACTGCGCCGGGGCAAGGCGGTGCGGAGGGGCTGGGCGAGATCATAGGCATTGTCACTGATTCGGACCTGCGCAAAGCGGTTGCCATGTGTATGGACTACGCCGCGCCGGTGGGCACCATCATGAATTCCCCCGTGGTGGCGGTGGACGCGGAACGCCCGTGCTTTGACGCGCTGCTGGAGATGATGCGGCGGCAGATACATCATCTTGCCATAACCCGTGACGGGGAAATTGCCGGGGTTATCACCGCGCACGATATTATGGTTATGCAGGGGCGCACGCCCATGTCGCTGTTCCGCGAGATACTGCATCAGCGGACGCTTGCGGGACTGCATCCGCTGGGCGCACGGGTGGTGTATGTGGCGCGGGGGCTGGTGGAGGAAGGAGCCCGTGCCGGTTCCATTACCCGTATGATAACGGTCTTTAATGACCTTATTCTGGAGAAGGTGCTCTCGCTGCTGCAACGGGAGCTTGGGCCACCGCCGGTGCCGTTCTGCTGGATGTGCATGGGGAGCGAAGGCAGGCGCGAGCAGACGTTTATGACCGATCAGGACAACGCGCTGGTAATGCGCGATACGGAAGACCCCGTGGTGCGCCGTGCGGCGGAAGTGTATTTCCGCGCCTTTGCGGAGCGGGCCGTGGAGCATCTGGACGCCTGCGGATTCCGCCGCTGCCGGGGGGACATTATGGCGAGCAATCCCCGGTGGAGCATGGATGTAGGGGGCTGGAAGCGGCAGTTTGCCACATGGATACGCAAGCCTGAGCCGCAGGAGGTGCTGAATGCCTCCATCTTCTTTGATTTTCGTGCCGGGTACGGACGTGCGGATTTTGTGGACAGCCTGTGGGAGCAGGTGCTGGCGGACAGCCGGGCCAACGAGATGTTTCAGCGGCAGTTGGCGGCGGATTGTCTGCGCATGCGCCCGCCGCTGAGTTTTTTCCGGAACTTCATAGTGGAAAAAGACGGGCAGCACCGCAACACGCTGGACCTGAAAAAGCGCGGCGGGTTGCCGTTTGTGGACTTTGCGCGGGTGATGGCACTGCGGTGCGGACTGCGGGAAACCAATACGCTGGACCGTTTTCTGGCACTGGAGGCGGGCGGGCATGTTCCGGCGCAACTGGGCAGGGAGGCGCGCGATGCCTACGAGTTTGTCATGCACCTGCGGCTGGTGCATCAGGTGGAGCAGATTGAGCGCGGCGAACCGCCGGATAACCACATAGACCCCGCGCGGCTGACCGACCTTGAGAAGCAGACGCTTAAGGAAGCGTTTGCCGTGGCGGTTAAGCTGCAATCGTTTTTGAAGGATGTTTTCCATATGCACATGGCCTGA
- a CDS encoding efflux RND transporter permease subunit — translation MNIAEFSIRRRVATLALTFALIVGGLAAYFSMGRLEDPEFTIKEAQIITAYPGATAREVAEEVTDKLESAIQQMGQVKRVNSVSRPGMSIITVSIKDKYGRDKLPQVWNELRHKVGDAAPSLPPGAATPVVYDDYGDVYGIFFAVTADGYSYKELKDYVDWLRKEMLLVPDVAKVTIWGAQPEAVYVEISRSRLRSMGVSVTSIYNALSQRNLVTNAGNVAVGPEYIRISPSGGITSVEDLGNLFITDVSTGKLVYLKDVARIVRGYVEPEQKLMRQNGKVSLGVGISLASGGNIVELGKRVMDKLAELDGDTPAGMIIDPVYFQPDYVTRAVDGFAVSLLEAIVIVIGVLMLTMGLRSGLLIGGVLLITVCGSFIFMKLMGIQLQRVSLGALIIALGMLVDNAIVVTEGMLVRIQKGENRIRAAAEVVRQCVWPLLGATVIAVMAFAAIGLSEDNTGEFCGSLFWVLLISLMLSWMTAITLTPVLCEMFIKGGSEVKDPYGGKAFTLYRGLLARCLRFRWLTVGVMIGLLGASVWGFRFVDQSFFPASTQPQFFIDMWKPEGTDIRVTDREMALLEQRLLQDDRVEFVSAFVGGGAPRFMLVYTPEKDYANYAQCIVTVKDYREIPAVMADYREYVQAHFPEAFFKFKMVRLGPGRDDPVEVRFSGPDPDVLRGLSAQAQDIMRAHPDTQGVRDNWRQMIKVLRPVLSEAAAQRAGVDRKDIASALEMAFSGTRVGVYREGDALLPIIARPPAEERLEVARMADVQVWSPALKTMIPLNQVVSAFRTDMEEGILQSRNRKFTVTAACEPSTGLASALREELRPALEAMPLPPGYRMEWGGEYEDSSDAQKGLAASIPATFAIMVLITVLLFNALRQPLIIWLTVPLGIIGVTTGLLSTGQPFGFMALLGFLSLTGMLIKNAIVLLDEIRVQMDEGREAYHAVLEASVSRMRPVLMAAGTTVLGMLPLLSDAFFIAMAVTIMAGLTFASILTLVVVPVLYAIFFRVREVT, via the coding sequence ATGAATATCGCCGAATTTTCCATCCGCCGTCGCGTGGCAACGCTGGCGCTGACCTTTGCTCTGATCGTGGGCGGGCTTGCGGCCTACTTTTCCATGGGGCGGCTGGAAGACCCGGAATTCACCATCAAGGAGGCGCAGATCATCACCGCCTATCCCGGAGCCACGGCACGGGAGGTGGCGGAAGAGGTGACCGATAAGCTGGAGAGCGCCATTCAGCAGATGGGGCAGGTGAAGCGGGTCAATTCCGTTTCCAGACCGGGCATGTCGATTATCACCGTCTCCATCAAGGACAAGTACGGGCGGGACAAGCTGCCGCAGGTGTGGAACGAATTGCGGCACAAGGTGGGCGATGCAGCCCCTTCGTTGCCGCCCGGCGCGGCAACGCCCGTGGTGTATGACGACTATGGGGATGTGTACGGCATCTTTTTTGCCGTGACGGCGGACGGGTATTCCTACAAAGAGCTTAAGGATTACGTGGACTGGCTGCGCAAGGAGATGCTGCTTGTTCCCGACGTGGCCAAGGTGACCATATGGGGAGCGCAGCCCGAGGCAGTGTATGTGGAAATTTCGCGCTCCAGGCTGCGCAGCATGGGCGTTTCCGTTACGTCCATCTACAATGCGCTTTCGCAGCGCAATCTGGTGACCAACGCGGGGAATGTGGCCGTGGGGCCTGAGTATATCCGCATTTCTCCTTCCGGGGGCATAACCTCGGTGGAGGATCTGGGCAATCTGTTCATTACGGATGTGTCCACCGGCAAGCTGGTTTACCTGAAGGATGTTGCCCGCATAGTGCGCGGGTATGTGGAGCCGGAACAGAAGCTGATGCGCCAGAACGGCAAGGTGTCGCTGGGGGTGGGGATATCGCTTGCCTCGGGCGGCAACATAGTGGAACTGGGCAAGCGGGTCATGGACAAGCTGGCGGAACTGGATGGCGATACGCCCGCAGGCATGATCATTGATCCTGTCTATTTTCAGCCGGACTACGTGACCCGTGCCGTGGACGGGTTTGCCGTGAGCCTGCTGGAGGCCATTGTCATTGTCATAGGCGTGCTGATGCTCACCATGGGACTGCGCAGCGGGCTGCTCATAGGCGGGGTGCTGCTCATTACCGTGTGCGGCTCGTTTATTTTCATGAAGCTGATGGGCATACAGTTGCAGCGGGTTTCGCTGGGGGCGCTTATCATTGCGCTGGGCATGCTGGTGGATAACGCCATTGTGGTGACGGAAGGCATGCTGGTGCGCATACAGAAAGGGGAAAACCGCATCCGCGCCGCCGCAGAGGTGGTGCGGCAGTGCGTATGGCCGCTGCTGGGGGCCACAGTCATTGCGGTTATGGCCTTTGCCGCAATTGGCCTTTCTGAAGACAACACCGGCGAGTTTTGCGGTTCCCTGTTCTGGGTGCTGCTCATATCGCTTATGCTCAGCTGGATGACGGCCATAACCCTTACCCCCGTGCTCTGCGAGATGTTTATCAAAGGTGGCAGCGAGGTGAAGGACCCGTACGGCGGCAAGGCATTTACCCTGTATCGGGGGTTGCTGGCCCGTTGTCTGCGTTTTCGCTGGCTCACGGTGGGCGTGATGATAGGCCTGCTGGGGGCTTCCGTCTGGGGTTTCCGTTTTGTGGACCAGAGCTTTTTCCCCGCTTCCACGCAACCGCAGTTTTTCATTGATATGTGGAAGCCGGAAGGCACTGACATACGCGTTACAGACAGGGAAATGGCCCTGCTGGAGCAACGCCTGCTGCAGGATGACCGCGTGGAGTTTGTTTCGGCGTTTGTCGGCGGGGGCGCGCCGCGCTTCATGCTCGTGTACACCCCGGAAAAGGACTACGCCAACTACGCCCAATGCATTGTGACGGTGAAGGATTACCGCGAGATTCCGGCAGTGATGGCGGACTACCGCGAGTACGTGCAGGCGCATTTTCCGGAAGCGTTTTTCAAGTTCAAGATGGTGCGGCTGGGACCGGGCAGGGACGACCCCGTGGAGGTGCGGTTCAGCGGGCCGGACCCGGACGTGCTGCGCGGCCTTTCTGCGCAGGCGCAGGACATTATGCGCGCTCATCCCGATACGCAGGGCGTGCGGGACAACTGGCGGCAGATGATCAAGGTGCTTCGTCCCGTACTTTCAGAGGCGGCGGCGCAGCGCGCGGGAGTGGACCGGAAGGATATTGCCTCCGCGCTGGAGATGGCTTTTTCCGGCACGAGGGTGGGCGTGTACCGCGAGGGGGATGCCCTGTTGCCCATAATAGCCAGACCCCCTGCGGAAGAGAGGCTTGAGGTGGCTCGTATGGCGGATGTGCAGGTGTGGAGCCCCGCCCTGAAGACCATGATTCCGCTCAATCAGGTGGTTTCTGCCTTCCGCACGGACATGGAAGAGGGGATTTTGCAGAGCCGCAACAGAAAGTTCACGGTAACCGCTGCCTGCGAACCGTCCACCGGGCTGGCGAGTGCCCTGCGGGAGGAACTGCGTCCGGCACTGGAAGCCATGCCCCTGCCGCCCGGTTACAGGATGGAGTGGGGCGGAGAGTATGAAGACTCAAGCGATGCGCAGAAGGGGCTTGCGGCGTCCATTCCCGCCACCTTTGCCATTATGGTGCTCATTACGGTGCTGCTGTTTAACGCCCTGCGTCAGCCGCTTATTATCTGGCTTACCGTGCCGTTGGGCATTATCGGGGTAACTACCGGCCTGCTTTCCACAGGGCAGCCGTTCGGGTTCATGGCGCTGCTGGGCTTTTTGAGCCTGACAGGTATGCTCATTAAAAATGCCATTGTGCTGCTGGATGAAATAAGGGTGCAGATGGATGAAGGGCGCGAGGCCTATCATGCGGTGCTTGAGGCATCTGTAAGCCGTATGCGGCCGGTGCTTATGGCGGCGGGGACCACGGTGCTGGGGATGCTGCCGCTGCTGAGCGATGCCTTTTTCATAGCCATGGCGGTGACCATAATGGCCGGGCTTACCTTTGCCTCCATTCTTACGCTGGTGGTGGTGCCTGTGCTGTACGCCATCTTCTTCCGGGTGCGCGAAGTGACATAG